The segment GGCGGCCTGCGTTCGCAGCTGGTCCAGCAATGGTTGAAGACCGAGGCCGGCATCGAGTACCCGCGCGTGAAGGGCGGCTACAAGGCGATGCGCACCTTCCTCCTGGAAACCACCCAGCAGGCGGTGGAGCAGTGCGACTTCGTGCTGGTGGGCGGCCTGACCGGCACCGGCAAGACCGACGTGATCACCCAGCTGGCCAACAGCCTGGACCTGGAAGGCCATGCCAACCATCGCGGTTCCAGCTTCGGCAAGCGCGCCACACCGCAGCCGGCGCAGATCGATTTCGAGAACAGCCTCGCCATCGACATCCTGAAGAAGCGTGCCGCCGGCCATGAACAGTTCGTGCTGGAAGACGAGGGGCGTATCGTCGGCAGCTGCTCCGTGCCACTGGAGCTCTACCAGGGCATGCAGGACTACCCGCTGGTGTGGCTCGACGACAGCTTCGAAGACCGCGTCGAGCGGATCCTGCGCGACTACGTGGTGGACCTGTGTGCCGAGTTCATCGACACCCACGGTGCCGAGCACGGCTTTGCCCGTTTCGCCGCGCGCCTGCGCCAGAGCCTGGCGAACATCGTCAAGCGCCTGGGCGGCGAGCGTCACCAGCGCATGTCGGCCCTGATGGATCAGGCCCTGGCCGAGCAGGAGGCGACCGGCAGGGTGGACCTGCATCGCGCCTGGATCGAAGGACTGCTGCGGGAGTACTACGACCCCATGTACGCCTTCCAGCGCGAGAGCAAGGCGTCGCGCATCGAGTTCGCCGGGGAGCAGGCGGCGGTGCTGGAATACCTGCGTCAGCGTGAGCTGGCGCGGGCCTGAACGGGCTGACCGAGCGAGGCCGGGACTCTAGGCGGGATTCGAGTCTATCGGCCTCAGCGGCCTCACATTGCTGCTGCCCAGCCCGTGGGAGTGGCGCAGGAAATCCTCGATGACCACCAGCGGCTGGGGACGGCTGAGCAGGTAGCCCTGGATGTAGTCGCAACCGTGGCTGCGCAGGAAGTCCAACTGCTCGCGGGTCTCCACGCCTTCGGCCACCACCTGCAGGTGCAGGGTGTGGGCCATGCCGATGATGGCCTGGATGATCTCCATGTCGGCGTGGCTGCCGGGAATGTCCATGACGAATGACCGGTCGATCTTCAGGGTGTCCAGGGGCAGGCGCTTGAGGTAGGCCAGGGAGGAATAACCGGTACCGAAGTCGTCGATGGAGATGCTCACACCCAGGCCGCGGATGCCTTCCAGCAGGTGCAGGGCCTGGTTGACGTTGCTCATCAGGGCGTTCTCGGTGACTTCCAGCTCCAGTCGTTGCGCGCGGATGCCGTTTTCCGTCAGGGCGCGTTGCACTTCCTCCACCAGGTCGTCACGGCTGAGGTTCAGCGCCGAGCAGTTCACCGCCACGCGCAGGTCGTGGAAGCCCAGGGCGGCGAGGCTCGCCAGATCGCGGCAGGCCTGGCGCAGCACCCAGCCGTCCAGGTCGGCGATGAATCCGTTGGCCTCGGCGACGCCGATGAAACGATCCGGCGACAGCAGCCCCAGTTGCGGGTGCTGCCAGCGCACCAGGGCTTCCAGTTTGGTCACCTGGCCGCTGTGCAGGTCGAGGATGGGTTGGTAGTTGAGGAACAGCCCTTCGTCCCTGGAAAGCGCCAGGTGAAGTTCTTCTTCCAGTTGCAGTTCGAAGGTGGCCTTGTTCTTCAGGTGGCGACTGAAGAAATGCAGGTTGTTGCGTCCGCTGCTCTTGGCCTGGTAGAGCGCCAGGTCGGCATGCTTGAGCAGCTCCTCGCAGGTTTCGCCATCGTCGGGGTAGAGGCTGATGCCGATGCTGGTGGTCATGGTGACGTTGCGCCCAGCCAGCGTGATGGGCTCTTTCATGCGCTGCATGATGCGCTGGGACAGGGACTTGGCTTCGGTCAGGTTGCCCAGGCTGGCGAGCACGCAGAATTCGTCGCCTCCCAGGCGCGCAATCACGTCGTCGCGGCGCAGTACGCTGCGTACCCGCTCAGCCACCACCTTGAGCAATTCGTCACCGGCATCGTGGCCCAGGCTGTCGTTGATGCGCTTGAAGTGGTCCACGTCCAGGAACATCACCGCCAGCGACTGCTTGAACTGGGCGTGGACGTTCAGCTTTTCTGCGAAGAACTCATTGAAGGCACGGCGATTGGGCAGGTTGGTCAGGGCGTCGTAGTGGGCGACGTTCTGCAGCTTCACCTTCACCTGTTCCAGCTCCCGCAGCAGGTTGCTGACGTGCTGCAGGTCAAGCTCCTTGCGTTGCAGCTTCTTGTCGGCCCAGGCCACGCCCAGGGCGAACAGCAGCACCATGCCGACGATCACCGCCAGGCTGGAGCCCAGTTGCACGGCATTGTCGGCGCGCTCGAGCTGCAGTTCGGTGCCGGGCGGCACCACCAGTTGCAGGGCCAGCATGCCGGTGAAATGCATGCTGCAGATGGCGGCGCCCATGGCCAGGCTGGCGGGAATCTTCAGCAGCTGATGACCTTCGCCGTGCTCGCGGAAAAAGGTGGAAAGGAGCATGGCGGCCAGGCTGGCGGCGATGGCGACGACCACCGAGACCGCGACCATGCCAGGGTGGTAGTACTGGGTGGCCGCGGAGCGGATGGCGGCCATGCCGCAGTAGTGCATCAGGACGATACCGAGGCCGACGGCGAGGGCCGCGGCCACGTAGTGCCGGGGGGCGAGTCGGGATCTCCCGAGGGTGTACATGCCCACCAGCGAGGCGGCAACCACGATCACCAGGGAAAGGGTGGTGGTGGGGATGTCGTAGTCGATGCCGATCGGCGCCTCGAAGGCCAGCATGGCGATGAAGTGCATCGCCCAGATTCCTCCGCCCAGGCAACAGGCGCCGAGCCAGCTCCAGCGTCGCCGGGTCTCCGGCAGTTGCGCATGGGCCACTCTCTCGGCCATGTCGAAGGCGCAGTAGCCGGCTACCGAAGCCACCAGGAAGGCCAGCAGCACCAGCCAGCTGTTATGGCTGCAAGCCAGCAGAATCTGGCCGTCCGCGGGAAGTTCAGTACCGAATCGCAGCCCCAGCCAGTCCATAGGGAAATTCTCCTGCAGGCGGTTCGAGTTCGCGGAAGAGAGTTGCTGGCACAGTGCCGTCAGTCTATTCAGCGTAGGGGGTCTTCCTTGTACGAAAGTACCCGGGCGCTGAACGGTCATCGACAGGGGATGGCCGGCAGGGGAGGGTTCCCGTCACCGCAGCATCGGGTTACATAAATCACACGAATTTTCGCAGACAGTTGTCAGCAGGAGGCTCTAGATTGCTGCATCGACCCCGGCTTGCGGTTACCCGG is part of the Pseudomonas lalkuanensis genome and harbors:
- the mnmH gene encoding tRNA 2-selenouridine(34) synthase MnmH encodes the protein MRPDTSNYREIFLNDVPMMDARAPVEFIKGAFPHTVNLPLMNDIERQKVGTCYKQHGQEAAIALGHQLVSGATKAERIEAWAAFARANPQGYLYCFRGGLRSQLVQQWLKTEAGIEYPRVKGGYKAMRTFLLETTQQAVEQCDFVLVGGLTGTGKTDVITQLANSLDLEGHANHRGSSFGKRATPQPAQIDFENSLAIDILKKRAAGHEQFVLEDEGRIVGSCSVPLELYQGMQDYPLVWLDDSFEDRVERILRDYVVDLCAEFIDTHGAEHGFARFAARLRQSLANIVKRLGGERHQRMSALMDQALAEQEATGRVDLHRAWIEGLLREYYDPMYAFQRESKASRIEFAGEQAAVLEYLRQRELARA
- a CDS encoding putative bifunctional diguanylate cyclase/phosphodiesterase → MDWLGLRFGTELPADGQILLACSHNSWLVLLAFLVASVAGYCAFDMAERVAHAQLPETRRRWSWLGACCLGGGIWAMHFIAMLAFEAPIGIDYDIPTTTLSLVIVVAASLVGMYTLGRSRLAPRHYVAAALAVGLGIVLMHYCGMAAIRSAATQYYHPGMVAVSVVVAIAASLAAMLLSTFFREHGEGHQLLKIPASLAMGAAICSMHFTGMLALQLVVPPGTELQLERADNAVQLGSSLAVIVGMVLLFALGVAWADKKLQRKELDLQHVSNLLRELEQVKVKLQNVAHYDALTNLPNRRAFNEFFAEKLNVHAQFKQSLAVMFLDVDHFKRINDSLGHDAGDELLKVVAERVRSVLRRDDVIARLGGDEFCVLASLGNLTEAKSLSQRIMQRMKEPITLAGRNVTMTTSIGISLYPDDGETCEELLKHADLALYQAKSSGRNNLHFFSRHLKNKATFELQLEEELHLALSRDEGLFLNYQPILDLHSGQVTKLEALVRWQHPQLGLLSPDRFIGVAEANGFIADLDGWVLRQACRDLASLAALGFHDLRVAVNCSALNLSRDDLVEEVQRALTENGIRAQRLELEVTENALMSNVNQALHLLEGIRGLGVSISIDDFGTGYSSLAYLKRLPLDTLKIDRSFVMDIPGSHADMEIIQAIIGMAHTLHLQVVAEGVETREQLDFLRSHGCDYIQGYLLSRPQPLVVIEDFLRHSHGLGSSNVRPLRPIDSNPA